GGTTGGGGCAGCAAACCTGCCGCATGGGTCGTTATTCCCTGGAGGTGTTTTGCCTCGGCGTGCTGCTCGCGCCGCTGGCGGACATGGTCAACGCCCTGGCGGAAGATGCCGTGGCCATGCAATTGCTGACGGCGATCATCGGCGCAGCCTTGATGGCCGGGCTCGCGGCGTGGCTCGAATTCAACAAGCGGCTGGACGCGGCACAGGCCGCCAGGCTCAGTAAACCCGGCTTAAATAGTTAGCCCTGGAGCGGCGCCAATGGTTTGTCGATCATCAATTGGCTGAGCACCAACGCCTGATCCGCCAATTGACTCAGGCCGAGCAAGTCGGCCAGAGCCACACTTGAAGGTAGCCGGTATTGGCACAGGCCAGTACCGGCAACGTATCACGCGACGTGCGTTTCACCTTGGCCAGCCTGAGTCGGCTGCAGCTTGAAGGTGTAGAACAGCACCGTCAGCAGCACCAGGAACACCGGGCCCACGTACAGCGCAATCCGGGTGTCCGGAAAGTACGCCATCAGGCCCACCACCAGCACCAGGAACGCCAGCGCCAGGTACGAGCTGACCGGGTACAACCACATGCGGTATTTGAGCCCGGCCCGTTCAGCAGGGCTCAGGCCGCGACGGAACTTGAGCTGGGCCAGCAGGATCATCACCCAAGTCCAGATCGCGCCGAAGGTGGCGATGGAGGTGACCCAGACGAAGACTTTTTCCGGCACCAGATAGTTGAGCAACACGCCGAGCAACAGCGCGAAAATCGACAGCAGCAGTGCCTTGCGTGGCACCCCATTGCTGGAGGTGGTGCCGAAAGTCGCCGGGGCCTGGCCGTTTTGCGCCAAGCTGTAGAGCATGCGGCCGGTGCTGAAAATACCGCCGTTGCACGAGGACAACGCCGCTGTGATCACCACGAAGTTGATGATCCCGGCGGCGGTCTTGATGCCCAGGCGCTCGAAGGTCATCACAAAGGGGCTGCCCTGGGTGCCGATTTCATTCCATGGGTAGATCGACAGAATCACGAACAACGCACCGACGTAGAACAGCAGGATGCGCCAGAACACCGAGCCGATGGCGCGGGGGATGGTCTTCTGCGGGTTCTTCGCTTCACCGGCGGTGAGGCCGATCATCTCGACGCCCAGGTAGGCGAACATCACCATTTGCAGGGACATCAACACGCCCTGCACGCCATTAGGCATAAAACCGCCGTGGGCCCACAGGTTGGAGATCCCCAGCGCGACCCCGTCATTGCCGAAACCGAACGCGATGATGCCCACGCCGCCGATCACCATGGCAATGATGGTGACGATCTTGATCAACGCAAACCAGAACTCGAACTCACCGAACGCCTTGACCGCGATCAGGTTGATGGTGCCCATGCTGATCAGCGCCGCCAGGGCCCAGATCCAGCGGGGCGTCTCGAGGAACCACACGCCCATGTACACGGCCACGGCGGTAATTTCCGCGACGCAAGTCACCAGCCACAGGAACCAGTAGTTCCAGCCAGTGAGAAAACCCGCCAACGGGCCGAGGTAATCCTGGGCATAGCGGCTGAAGGAGCCGGCGACCGGGTTGTGCACGGCCATCTCACCAAGGGCGCGCATGATCACCAGGATCGCCAGGCCGCCGATGATGTAGGACAGCATGATCGCCGGGCCGGCCATTTCAATGGCCTTGGCCGAGCCGAGGAACAGACCGACACCGATACAGGCGCCGAGGGCCATCAGGCGAATATGCCGTTCGCCGAGTTCGCGTTTCAGCGGGCCGCCTTGAGCGGTGTCGCCGTGGGGCAGGTGATTGCCAGCGGGCATAGAGTACAACCTCGTCTTGTTATTGGAGATGAGCCACCGAGTCTCGGAGGCCACAGCGGGTAAGCCGCGACGCCCTGATGGCGGGCCTGCCTTTTGGGCAAACCCGTCTGGCCGAGCCAGATCAGCGGGGTGTAAGGGCGGCGAGTATTGCACGGTAATGGTGCATCGTCATGCGGGCTTGTGTGGCGAGCGGGCTTGCCCGCGTTGGGTCGCGAAGCGGCCCCAAAAAGGTTGACGCGGTGTGTCAGGCAAAACCGGTAGGCAATAAGAGGGGCTGCTGCGCAGCCCAACGCGGGCAAGCCCGCTCGCCACACAAGCCTGTTTGCCACGTAAGCATGATGGTTACATCCGGATATTGATCTGCCGAGCACCAGCCCTGCCTGCTGCTAGCGTGAGCTTGTCACTTCATCAATTTCAAAAGGAGCAAAGGATTGCCTCCCCAGCCCAACTCTCATCTTCTACGGCGCGGCAGATACTCGGGTGTGGGTCACGCCTACCTTGTTACGGCGGTGGTTCATCAACGAAAACCGCTCTTCGCGGATTTCCACATCGGCAGGCTGCTGGTCGCGGAACTCAAGAGAACCCACGACCAGGGATGGGTCAACTCCCTGGCCTGGGTGGTAATGCCGGACCATTTTCACTGGCTGCTCGAATTACGAAATGGCACCCTCCCCGAGGTCATAGGGCGAACAAAATCGCGCAGCACGCTGAGCATCAACAGGGCGTGCCAAAGCGGCGGTGCTTTCTGGCAGAGGGGTTACCACGACCGAGCGGTCCGAGCGGAAGAAGACCTGCGCAGAATTGCCCGCTACATCATCGCCAACCCTTTACGTGCGGGTTTAGTGGAGCATATCGGCGACTACCCGCTATGGGATGCAGCCTGGCTGCGGGACGATTGCGTGCTCTGAAGACGGCCCTGCCTGGCAAACAGGCCTGTGTAGCAATCCGACTTGTGTGGAGAGCAGGCTTGTGTGGCGAGCGGGCTTATGTGGCGAGCGGGCTTGCCCGCGTTGGGGCGCGAAGCGGCCCCAAAAAGGTTAACGCGGTATGTCAGGTAAAACCGGGTCGCAGGTTTTGGGGGCTGCTACGCAGCCCAACGCGGGCAAGCCCGCTCGCCACACAAGCCCGATCGCCACAGACCCCGCTCGCCACAGTGCAATAAAAATCCAACAAAATCGCTGGCGCTCCCACCACCGTCTAAGCTTCAACCAAGTCCGATCAATCTGCGCAGTAAATGGATCAATCGACTATGGGCGCTTTATGGCAAACCGGTACCACCAGGGCTGCAGTTCCCACTGACAGCCCGGATGAACCGCCATTGCCACAACGCCCACGCCGCAAGCGGCGCGGGTGGCGGCTGGCAGGGCTGGTAGTGCTGCTGGGGCTGATTGCCGTAACGTATGCGGCTCACCGCGAAACCCTCACGTCTGCCTGGCAGGCGCAGCAGTTCAGTCGCTGGGCGGCGCAGCTGACTTACCGCCTGCAACCCGGGCCCAGCGATGCCATGGTGTATCCCGGCGACGGTCCTTTTGATAAACGCTTGGGCTATAGCGACCTCGACACGTTCCTGCCGCGCCTGCTCAAGCGCGACTACCTGATACAGCGCCAGGTGCGCTTCTCACCCGCGCTGATGGACTACACCGATCACGGCCTGTTCGTCCCCTATGACGAGAAAATCCAGGCCG
The genomic region above belongs to Pseudomonas poae and contains:
- a CDS encoding amino acid permease, producing the protein MPAGNHLPHGDTAQGGPLKRELGERHIRLMALGACIGVGLFLGSAKAIEMAGPAIMLSYIIGGLAILVIMRALGEMAVHNPVAGSFSRYAQDYLGPLAGFLTGWNYWFLWLVTCVAEITAVAVYMGVWFLETPRWIWALAALISMGTINLIAVKAFGEFEFWFALIKIVTIIAMVIGGVGIIAFGFGNDGVALGISNLWAHGGFMPNGVQGVLMSLQMVMFAYLGVEMIGLTAGEAKNPQKTIPRAIGSVFWRILLFYVGALFVILSIYPWNEIGTQGSPFVMTFERLGIKTAAGIINFVVITAALSSCNGGIFSTGRMLYSLAQNGQAPATFGTTSSNGVPRKALLLSIFALLLGVLLNYLVPEKVFVWVTSIATFGAIWTWVMILLAQLKFRRGLSPAERAGLKYRMWLYPVSSYLALAFLVLVVGLMAYFPDTRIALYVGPVFLVLLTVLFYTFKLQPTQAGQGETHVA
- a CDS encoding transposase, with the protein product MPPQPNSHLLRRGRYSGVGHAYLVTAVVHQRKPLFADFHIGRLLVAELKRTHDQGWVNSLAWVVMPDHFHWLLELRNGTLPEVIGRTKSRSTLSINRACQSGGAFWQRGYHDRAVRAEEDLRRIARYIIANPLRAGLVEHIGDYPLWDAAWLRDDCVL